In the Theobroma cacao cultivar B97-61/B2 chromosome 1, Criollo_cocoa_genome_V2, whole genome shotgun sequence genome, one interval contains:
- the LOC18614682 gene encoding uncharacterized protein LOC18614682 — protein MGDSGLGKQESKSEMAAEEGNGADAQLFHLLSNLLHQVETLTNQEEVELRSKIEALGLEVTKVPSKSTHGLDELEIARELDKLSAKLDGVDEMISSAMAADPHVQSLLSGTADVWMPVITANADERRNFTASMPHDKLQDKPQGDENLSN, from the exons ATGGGAGATTCGGGGTTGGGAAAACAAGAAAGCAAATCAGAAATGGCCGCGGAAGAAGGGAACGGAGCAGATGCGCAGTTGttccacctcctttccaatcTACTCCATCAG gTAGAAACATTGACTAATCAGGAAGAAGTTGAATTGCGTTCCAAAATTGAAGCCCTTGGATTGGAGGTTACAAAAGTTCCATCCAAGTCTACACACGGCCTTGATGAG CTGGAAATAGCCAGAGAGTTGGACAAATTATCGGCTAAGTTGGATGGTGTGGATGAGATGATATCCTCAGCCATGGCTGCAGACCCCCACGTGCAGTCGCTCCTGAGTGGCACCGCTGATGTATGGATGCCAGTTATTACTGCCAATGCTGACGAGCGACGCAACTTCACAGCATCAATGCCGCACGATAAGCTTCAAGATAAGCCTCAAGGCGACGAGAATCTTTCCAATTGA